One window from the genome of Pseudanabaena yagii GIHE-NHR1 encodes:
- a CDS encoding UbiH/UbiF/VisC/COQ6 family ubiquinone biosynthesis hydroxylase → MFDVLIVGAGMVGASLACALGDKNCAANRDLKVGIIEANGNFLRGEFTADGRASAIAYGSSQIWQNIGVWGGMQRRGVTPMHAIQVSEGDLPYQVQLRREDMGQEALGYIVENSVTLASLWEFARECQNLELICPAKILDIEEVSDRNIMRVKISSDIGEQYLETKLLVGADGGRSLVRQLANIAIDQRPYEQTCIVTTIQSEKPHHNFAHERFQPSGPFAILPLGSDRSCIVWTATTEETPHLLALDESTFLQELTKRFGHPLLEKLGKIKVIARERANYVPRWMHSQTYIQSRLALIGDAAHTTHPIAGQGMNLGIRDVNALAKVLKAAHQNHEDLGAIAVLKRYESKRKWDNLGVILLTDISNRLFSNHNWFFKVLRRFGLLLLQIAPLKRLLMYFMMGLHQV, encoded by the coding sequence ATGTTTGATGTACTAATTGTTGGTGCGGGTATGGTGGGCGCGAGTTTAGCCTGTGCGCTAGGTGATAAGAACTGTGCGGCAAACCGTGATCTGAAAGTGGGGATCATCGAGGCTAACGGTAATTTCTTGCGCGGAGAATTTACTGCCGATGGTCGCGCTAGTGCGATCGCCTATGGATCGAGCCAGATTTGGCAAAATATTGGCGTGTGGGGTGGGATGCAGCGTCGTGGGGTTACGCCGATGCACGCGATCCAAGTTTCCGAGGGTGATCTGCCCTATCAGGTGCAATTGCGGCGCGAAGATATGGGGCAAGAAGCATTAGGCTATATTGTCGAAAATTCCGTGACCTTGGCTTCGCTTTGGGAATTTGCGCGGGAATGTCAAAACTTGGAATTAATTTGTCCTGCCAAAATTTTAGATATTGAGGAGGTCTCAGATCGCAATATCATGCGCGTAAAAATAAGCTCCGACATTGGTGAGCAATATCTAGAAACAAAATTATTAGTGGGAGCCGATGGTGGGCGATCGCTAGTTCGTCAATTAGCTAATATTGCGATCGATCAACGCCCATACGAACAAACCTGCATCGTCACCACGATTCAGTCAGAAAAGCCCCATCACAATTTTGCCCATGAAAGATTTCAACCCAGTGGTCCTTTTGCAATTTTGCCCCTCGGTAGCGATCGCTCTTGTATCGTCTGGACTGCTACCACTGAGGAAACGCCCCATCTGCTTGCCCTTGATGAATCGACATTTCTTCAAGAGTTAACCAAGCGCTTTGGTCATCCCCTCTTGGAAAAGCTCGGCAAGATTAAAGTGATAGCCCGTGAACGAGCTAATTATGTTCCCCGTTGGATGCATAGCCAGACTTATATTCAGTCACGTTTAGCCTTGATTGGTGATGCGGCGCACACCACACATCCGATCGCAGGTCAGGGTATGAATCTCGGTATTCGTGATGTCAATGCTTTAGCGAAGGTGTTAAAAGCTGCCCATCAAAATCACGAAGATCTCGGCGCGATCGCTGTGTTAAAGCGGTATGAATCAAAACGTAAATGGGATAACCTCGGCGTAATTTTGCTTACTGATATTTCTAATCGCCTATTTTCTAACCATAATTGGTTCTTCAAAGTACTACGCCGCTTTGGTTTGCTACTTTTGCAAATTGCGCCTCTCAAGCGCCTTTTGATGTACTTTATGATGGGTTTGCATCAGGTATAG
- the ppc gene encoding phosphoenolpyruvate carboxylase, with protein MSSPAALSASLVQIVNIESDLRAANSRLRYRLKLVEDLWESVLLRESGQELVDLLRQLRAMCSPEGQAPEYPAEEVLKVVESLDLHQATTAARAFALFFQLINIVEQDHEQEQTSIYRVSPINSEAEYPVGTFRWLFPELKKLNVPPRQIQKILDNLDIRLVFTAHPTEIVRHTIRDKQRTIAKMLKELDRLIGFRGDEAVPQAIALNWEAASLQDQIAEEIRLWWRTDELNQIKPTVLDEADYTLHYFEEVLFDAIPVLYDRIASAIAVTFPKLKLPSYDFCKFGSWVGSDRDGNPYVTPEVTWQTACYQRNLVLNKYIKSIERLSRLLSLSQSLSDVSQDLLDSLGDDQIHLPEIYEKYSIKFRQEPYRLKLAYVKNRLERTRDRNQKLRHSGWQASEMELSTKGQEHLLYTHVDDFLAELKLIQASLIETKLNPKPLENLIRQVEVYGFHLAHLDIRQESTQHSNTITEIAETLQLLPQPYDALSEAEKVTWLTQELKTRRPMIPSHLNFSAKTNEIIETFRMVAKLQQEFSIEICNNYVISMNRSVSDILEVMLLAKEAGLYDPATGKGSLSIAPLFETVEDLQSAPPIMTELFELPLYRTYLESHDHLQEVMLGYSDSNKDSGFLSSNWEIYKAQRALQDVCQKYQVDLRMFHGRGGSVGRGGGPTYEAILAQPGRSIEGRIKITEQGEVLASKYSLPEIALYNLETIATAVIQAALLPSSTDTLDCWLDTMEEISKRSRQVYRHLIYEQPNLVEFFHQVTPIEEISQLQISSRPARRAGKRDLGSLRAIPWVFSWTQSRFLLPSWYGIGAALEEFLQENPDGHLSLLQYFYSKWPFFKTAISRVEMTIAKTDMQIAHHYMRELTKEGYEEAFIEIFAEITEEFQRTRKVLQLITGQKQMLDSDRDLQRSVQLRNGSIVPLGFIQASLLKRLRQHRPDTVDLRSRYSKNELLRGALLTINGIAAGMRNTG; from the coding sequence ATGAGTTCCCCAGCAGCACTGTCAGCGTCATTAGTACAGATTGTCAACATTGAGAGCGATCTGCGTGCCGCCAATTCTCGTCTGCGATATCGTCTCAAGCTCGTCGAGGATTTGTGGGAATCAGTCCTATTAAGAGAAAGCGGTCAAGAACTAGTTGATTTATTGAGACAACTGCGGGCTATGTGTTCACCAGAGGGGCAAGCCCCCGAATACCCTGCCGAAGAGGTTTTAAAGGTGGTCGAAAGTCTTGACCTCCATCAAGCCACTACAGCCGCTCGTGCCTTTGCTTTATTTTTTCAGCTAATCAATATAGTTGAGCAAGATCATGAGCAGGAACAAACTAGCATCTATCGCGTTAGCCCGATCAATAGTGAAGCCGAATATCCTGTGGGTACATTTCGCTGGCTTTTTCCTGAACTGAAAAAACTCAACGTTCCTCCACGCCAAATCCAGAAAATCCTCGATAACCTCGATATTCGGCTGGTCTTTACTGCTCACCCTACAGAAATTGTGCGGCATACGATTCGCGATAAACAACGCACGATCGCTAAGATGCTCAAGGAACTCGATCGTCTCATTGGTTTTCGTGGTGATGAAGCAGTGCCACAGGCGATCGCCCTCAACTGGGAGGCAGCCTCATTACAGGATCAAATAGCAGAGGAAATCCGTCTCTGGTGGCGTACTGATGAGCTAAACCAAATTAAGCCCACGGTTTTAGACGAAGCTGACTATACCCTACATTATTTTGAAGAGGTTTTATTTGATGCGATCCCTGTCCTTTACGATCGCATTGCTTCCGCAATTGCTGTTACTTTTCCTAAACTAAAGTTACCAAGCTATGACTTTTGCAAATTTGGCTCATGGGTTGGTAGCGATCGCGATGGCAATCCCTACGTTACTCCCGAAGTCACATGGCAAACCGCGTGCTATCAGCGAAATCTAGTTTTAAACAAATATATTAAATCCATTGAGCGTCTCAGCCGCTTATTGTCGCTATCCCAAAGCCTTAGCGATGTTTCTCAAGATTTGCTGGACTCCCTTGGCGACGATCAGATCCATCTGCCTGAAATTTACGAGAAATATTCGATCAAGTTCCGCCAAGAGCCTTATCGCCTCAAACTCGCCTACGTCAAAAACAGACTAGAAAGAACACGCGATCGTAATCAAAAATTGCGCCATAGTGGATGGCAAGCCTCGGAAATGGAATTATCCACCAAGGGACAAGAACATCTCTTATATACCCATGTAGATGACTTCCTCGCCGAATTAAAACTAATTCAGGCAAGCTTAATCGAAACCAAACTCAATCCCAAACCCCTTGAAAATCTGATCCGTCAGGTTGAGGTTTATGGTTTTCACTTAGCCCACCTCGATATCCGTCAAGAAAGTACGCAACATAGCAACACAATCACCGAAATTGCTGAAACATTGCAATTGCTGCCCCAACCCTATGATGCCCTCAGTGAAGCCGAAAAAGTCACTTGGCTGACACAGGAGTTAAAAACCCGTCGTCCCATGATTCCCAGCCACTTGAACTTTAGTGCCAAAACCAACGAAATTATTGAGACATTTCGGATGGTGGCAAAGCTGCAACAGGAATTTTCGATTGAAATCTGCAATAACTACGTGATCAGTATGAACCGTAGTGTTAGCGATATTCTCGAAGTCATGCTGCTAGCCAAAGAAGCAGGACTCTATGACCCAGCCACGGGCAAAGGCTCACTCAGCATTGCACCGCTCTTTGAAACAGTTGAGGATTTGCAAAGTGCCCCGCCAATCATGACGGAGTTATTTGAGCTACCGCTTTATCGCACCTATCTCGAAAGCCATGATCATCTACAAGAAGTCATGCTTGGCTATTCTGACAGTAATAAAGATTCAGGATTTTTGAGCAGTAACTGGGAAATTTATAAAGCCCAACGCGCCTTACAGGACGTTTGCCAAAAATATCAAGTGGATCTACGGATGTTTCACGGACGTGGCGGCTCGGTCGGACGTGGTGGCGGCCCAACCTATGAGGCAATCTTGGCACAGCCCGGCCGCAGCATCGAGGGACGCATCAAAATCACCGAACAAGGGGAAGTACTTGCCTCGAAGTATTCCTTGCCCGAAATCGCTCTTTATAACCTCGAAACGATCGCTACTGCGGTGATTCAAGCTGCCCTATTACCCAGTAGCACCGATACCCTCGATTGCTGGCTGGACACAATGGAAGAAATTTCTAAGCGATCGCGCCAAGTGTATCGCCATTTAATTTACGAGCAGCCAAATCTGGTGGAATTTTTTCACCAAGTTACGCCGATCGAAGAAATTAGCCAATTACAAATTAGCTCCCGTCCCGCCCGTCGTGCAGGTAAACGCGATCTCGGCAGTTTAAGAGCAATTCCTTGGGTATTTAGTTGGACACAAAGCCGCTTTTTATTACCCTCTTGGTATGGCATCGGTGCAGCCCTAGAAGAATTTCTCCAAGAAAACCCTGATGGGCATTTGTCGCTATTGCAATATTTCTATAGCAAATGGCCCTTCTTTAAAACGGCAATCTCCCGTGTCGAGATGACGATCGCCAAAACCGATATGCAAATCGCCCATCACTATATGCGAGAGCTAACTAAAGAGGGTTACGAGGAAGCCTTTATCGAAATATTTGCGGAAATCACCGAGGAGTTTCAACGCACACGCAAAGTACTGCAATTGATCACAGGACAAAAGCAAATGCTAGATAGCGATCGCGATCTCCAACGCTCAGTGCAACTACGGAATGGCTCAATTGTACCCCTCGGCTTTATTCAAGCCTCTTTGCTCAAGCGTTTACGCCAACACCGTCCTGATACCGTTGATCTGCGATCGCGCTATTCCAAAAACGAACTTTTGCGTGGGGCATTGCTGACGATCAACGGCATTGCGGCAGGTATGCGGAATACAGGTTGA
- a CDS encoding Gfo/Idh/MocA family protein: MSPNRNFQDPIRVGVIGIGNMGQHHARVLSLLKDAELVGVSDVSVERGRDTANKHRVLYFEDYRELLPLVDAVCIAVPTRLHYDVGTTCLKAGVHVLIEKPIAATIEEAEALVKIAADHNRILQVGHIERFNPAFQELSKVLKHETILAIEADRMSPYSQRANDVSVVFDLMIHDIDLILELVPSAIVRVSAHGNRVSPESSYLDYVTATIGFENGVIATLTASKVTHRKKRKITAHCTNSLTESDFLNNEILIHRQTTANWTTDYGQVLYRQDGFIEKVYTSNIEPLHAELEHFVACVRDKAQPSVGGDQALKTLRLASLIEQTAIDGQVWRSCDLQLREVATAGSYV, encoded by the coding sequence ATGAGCCCCAATCGTAATTTCCAAGATCCTATAAGGGTTGGTGTCATTGGTATCGGTAACATGGGGCAGCATCATGCAAGAGTCCTCAGCTTGCTCAAGGATGCAGAATTAGTTGGTGTTTCCGATGTCAGTGTAGAACGCGGACGTGATACCGCAAATAAGCATCGTGTTCTCTATTTTGAAGATTACCGCGAACTTTTACCCCTAGTCGATGCAGTTTGTATCGCCGTCCCCACGCGATTGCATTACGATGTGGGCACAACTTGCCTAAAGGCTGGTGTACATGTACTGATAGAAAAGCCGATCGCCGCCACCATCGAAGAAGCCGAAGCCCTAGTTAAAATCGCCGCCGACCATAATCGCATTCTTCAAGTCGGACATATTGAAAGATTTAACCCCGCTTTCCAAGAACTTAGCAAAGTTTTAAAACATGAGACAATTTTGGCGATCGAAGCTGATCGCATGAGTCCCTATTCGCAAAGGGCAAATGATGTCTCGGTCGTATTTGATTTGATGATTCATGATATTGATCTGATCCTTGAGCTAGTCCCCTCTGCGATCGTGCGAGTCTCCGCCCATGGCAATCGCGTTTCCCCAGAATCCAGCTATCTCGACTATGTCACCGCCACGATCGGCTTTGAGAATGGTGTAATCGCTACCCTCACCGCTAGCAAAGTTACCCATCGCAAAAAGCGCAAAATCACTGCTCACTGTACCAATTCCCTCACCGAGTCAGATTTCCTCAATAACGAAATTTTGATTCATCGTCAAACTACAGCCAACTGGACAACCGATTACGGTCAAGTCCTCTATCGTCAAGACGGTTTCATCGAAAAAGTCTATACCAGCAATATTGAGCCACTGCACGCCGAACTAGAGCATTTTGTTGCCTGTGTTCGTGATAAGGCACAACCCTCCGTCGGCGGCGATCAAGCCTTAAAAACCCTGCGTCTCGCTAGTCTGATCGAACAAACAGCGATCGATGGGCAAGTCTGGCGCAGTTGCGATTTGCAATTACGTGAGGTTGCCACAGCAGGTAGCTACGTATAA
- a CDS encoding outer membrane beta-barrel protein, giving the protein MKSLTKIYLGVAIATSVLTSFSAVASAEEVRLPGSYVGAGVSLQSFATNPSVVGANLAGRYKFDDVPLSVRSSVLFGNGGTSIVPTVSYDLPVGDRTNVYLGAGASFKVGGNSSMTGDQTAFAVQPGVEVSLNKNILLYSNAVIPFNGQSNGSAGTSLQAGVGLQF; this is encoded by the coding sequence ATGAAATCTCTTACAAAAATCTATTTAGGTGTTGCGATCGCTACTTCTGTTCTTACCTCATTTAGCGCAGTCGCCTCAGCCGAAGAAGTAAGACTACCTGGTAGCTATGTAGGTGCTGGCGTGTCTCTTCAAAGTTTTGCAACTAATCCTTCCGTAGTAGGAGCAAACTTAGCAGGTCGCTATAAATTTGATGATGTACCACTTTCCGTCAGAAGTTCTGTTCTCTTTGGTAATGGCGGTACTTCCATTGTTCCTACCGTTTCCTATGACTTACCAGTAGGCGATCGCACTAACGTTTATCTTGGTGCTGGTGCTTCCTTTAAAGTTGGCGGTAACAGCAGCATGACAGGTGATCAAACTGCCTTTGCGGTTCAACCTGGTGTCGAAGTTAGCCTCAACAAAAATATTTTGCTTTATAGCAATGCTGTAATTCCATTTAATGGACAAAGCAATGGTTCTGCAGGAACTTCCCTACAGGCTGGCGTAGGTCTTCAATTCTAA
- a CDS encoding DUF6464 family protein encodes MEISAVPTEVCTLHPESTLGKLYLDWMPQPGNYINLEGKTYVILERRHRYQFRRGKYNLFRVLVYVQPAPENLERSLVNGRWIIGDGSCRYNAGSEIIRCAVNPNGPCQGCRFWEA; translated from the coding sequence ATGGAAATATCAGCAGTGCCTACAGAGGTGTGTACCCTTCATCCTGAAAGCACTTTGGGTAAATTATATCTTGATTGGATGCCTCAACCAGGAAACTATATCAATTTAGAAGGTAAAACCTATGTGATCTTAGAGCGCCGTCATCGCTATCAGTTTCGGAGAGGAAAATATAACTTATTTAGAGTTTTAGTTTACGTACAGCCAGCACCAGAGAATTTGGAAAGAAGTTTGGTGAATGGGCGTTGGATAATTGGGGATGGAAGTTGTCGATATAATGCTGGTTCGGAAATTATTCGCTGTGCGGTCAATCCAAATGGTCCTTGTCAAGGATGTCGCTTTTGGGAAGCATAA
- a CDS encoding C39 family peptidase, which yields MPKAIAEADTFLKKKLLGSTDLADSEKIFIKKGQSFFVTEYSPDRNQHLLLTLASPFPALDGKAQLQKVYAYDPHVKIEGEDINQLIKLPVKYCSQLDNDQAIFGPGWRQCNTTSNTMLADFVLNGALTTMAKAQGFPEPESVYMRIVGKYGDTTDHDAQTWALKELGIDSYFSYSLSAKDVLMSLKANIPVVVGFAYKGSGHICLIVGHDPNQKVWLVHDPYGTRHGASDSYDVGVGGAYDAYTYTVMQQIFWDGGGEAGWGRIVTSIKGKPTGLPSGL from the coding sequence ATGCCCAAAGCGATCGCCGAAGCAGATACTTTTCTGAAAAAAAAGCTGCTTGGCTCAACGGATTTAGCCGATTCTGAGAAGATTTTCATCAAAAAGGGGCAGTCTTTTTTTGTGACTGAGTATAGCCCCGATCGTAATCAACATCTTCTCCTAACTCTTGCTTCTCCCTTCCCTGCCTTAGATGGTAAAGCTCAACTGCAAAAAGTATATGCCTATGATCCTCATGTCAAAATTGAGGGGGAAGATATCAATCAACTGATTAAGCTCCCAGTCAAATATTGCTCTCAATTAGATAATGATCAGGCAATCTTTGGTCCTGGCTGGAGACAGTGCAATACGACCAGCAATACAATGCTAGCCGATTTTGTGCTAAATGGAGCCTTGACCACGATGGCAAAAGCACAGGGATTCCCCGAACCCGAATCTGTCTATATGCGAATTGTGGGCAAGTATGGTGATACTACTGATCATGACGCTCAAACATGGGCTTTAAAAGAACTTGGTATAGACTCTTACTTTAGCTATTCCCTGTCCGCAAAAGATGTCTTAATGTCTCTTAAGGCAAATATTCCTGTAGTTGTAGGATTCGCTTACAAAGGCAGTGGACACATTTGCTTGATTGTGGGACATGACCCTAACCAAAAAGTTTGGCTTGTTCACGATCCTTACGGAACTCGTCATGGGGCTAGCGACAGTTATGATGTCGGTGTTGGTGGAGCCTACGATGCCTATACCTATACAGTAATGCAGCAAATTTTTTGGGACGGCGGTGGTGAAGCTGGTTGGGGAAGAATCGTCACCAGTATCAAGGGCAAACCCACGGGTTTACCTTCAGGACTCTAA
- a CDS encoding DedA family protein, producing MNILEPKQLVESLGSVGGHLAIWAIIFAESGLLVGFFLPGDSLLFAAGFLASIGKLNIFALIIGCFFCAVLGDNVGYATGKRFGHKLFSREDSIFFHKKHIIKAQNFYDKHGKKTIILARFLPVVRTFAPIVAGIGKMDYATFFKFNLIGGFIWTSGLSLLGYGLGNVIPDVDKYLLPITIAIVVISVVPSLLHLLPEREK from the coding sequence GTGAATATTTTAGAACCAAAGCAATTGGTTGAATCGCTGGGATCTGTTGGTGGTCATCTTGCAATTTGGGCGATCATCTTTGCTGAATCTGGTCTACTTGTTGGGTTCTTTTTACCAGGAGACTCGCTTCTATTTGCCGCAGGTTTTTTGGCTTCTATAGGAAAGCTCAACATCTTTGCACTGATTATCGGATGCTTTTTTTGTGCAGTGCTGGGAGATAACGTAGGCTATGCTACAGGCAAACGCTTTGGGCACAAATTATTTTCTAGAGAAGATTCGATATTTTTTCATAAGAAGCATATTATCAAGGCACAAAATTTTTATGATAAGCATGGCAAAAAAACCATCATCCTAGCTCGCTTTTTGCCCGTTGTCCGCACCTTTGCCCCCATCGTCGCAGGCATTGGCAAAATGGACTACGCCACATTCTTTAAGTTCAATCTAATTGGTGGGTTCATCTGGACATCTGGCTTATCTCTATTGGGCTATGGATTGGGAAATGTTATTCCCGATGTTGATAAATATTTGCTACCTATTACGATCGCTATTGTTGTGATTTCGGTTGTTCCTTCTCTTTTACATTTACTTCCAGAACGCGAAAAATAA
- a CDS encoding endonuclease/exonuclease/phosphatase family protein: protein MKYVNIMMRSRFHNVKYLHILGLAVFGIVAIAAGCSNPFATANTPDQIRLGTFNLENFDGLNSAKVDAVSQIIERNFDVIGLQEVSPVAAEKLKEKLNKSQKWNFILGESGNKQRVALFYRQDEVSAQKVTEWKQVNITGTLRSPLVTYIKAGQKFDFTLVVVHQKGSGGADADRLRQHQSDLLRKEVDQYQKNPQSDPDLILVGDFNSPTWAEQNRGLRDAPLSFLTRSVETNAQENCLKKHGQPKTPEGRPRYSNRGTGCVIDHIAVSKAPKGAEEEYIPQSVQILDPQKDLGFDSDRTYFSKVSDHLPVRAIFRTK, encoded by the coding sequence ATGAAATATGTGAATATTATGATGCGATCGCGTTTTCACAATGTTAAATACTTACATATTCTGGGTTTAGCTGTTTTTGGCATAGTTGCGATCGCTGCTGGTTGCTCCAATCCCTTCGCGACTGCCAATACCCCCGACCAAATTCGCCTCGGAACCTTTAATCTGGAAAATTTTGATGGATTGAACTCAGCAAAGGTTGATGCGGTGAGCCAAATTATTGAGCGGAATTTTGATGTTATTGGCTTACAAGAGGTTAGTCCCGTTGCTGCGGAAAAGCTCAAAGAGAAGTTGAATAAATCTCAAAAATGGAACTTTATCTTAGGAGAATCGGGTAATAAACAAAGGGTCGCTCTTTTCTATCGTCAAGACGAAGTATCTGCTCAAAAAGTGACGGAATGGAAACAGGTAAATATCACAGGGACTTTGCGATCGCCCCTTGTCACCTACATCAAAGCTGGACAGAAGTTTGACTTTACCTTAGTAGTAGTGCATCAAAAGGGTAGCGGCGGTGCAGATGCTGATCGCCTGCGTCAACATCAAAGCGATCTCCTACGGAAAGAGGTTGATCAATATCAAAAGAATCCTCAATCTGATCCTGACTTGATTCTAGTAGGAGATTTCAATAGTCCTACATGGGCAGAGCAAAATCGTGGCTTACGTGATGCTCCCTTGTCATTCTTAACAAGATCGGTGGAAACCAATGCTCAAGAGAACTGTTTGAAAAAACATGGTCAACCGAAAACCCCTGAGGGTCGTCCGCGTTATTCCAATCGTGGCACTGGTTGCGTTATCGACCATATTGCGGTTTCCAAAGCTCCCAAGGGTGCAGAAGAAGAATATATTCCTCAATCAGTGCAAATTCTCGATCCTCAAAAAGATTTAGGCTTTGATAGCGATCGCACCTATTTTTCTAAAGTTTCTGATCACTTACCCGTAAGAGCCATCTTTCGCACAAAATAA
- a CDS encoding serine/threonine protein kinase, whose amino-acid sequence MTKLQPQEVINQRYQLERQLGQNAGRETWLAKDLQQENELVVVKLLAFGGNVQWEDLKLFEREANVLKQLDHPRIPKYRDYFSIDDRSLWFGLVQEYIQGNSLREYIAQGHKFTEAQVKQMAIAILEILIYLHELNPQVLHRDIKPSNLILTGKEGGSRNIYLVDFGAVQDKASAEGKSFTVVGTYGYAPMEQYGGRAVAASDLYALGATMIHLLTGISPADLPQDDDAKIVFRDRTSASSHLVHWIQKLVEPTVKKRYGSAREALQSLKEPSTPLVKPQVASNISAPTATVRPKRRVYPPDNTNIQVEQSANQLRIIIPCQIWTAIAIWVLVIVISFFLQPFFPSILMLIATIGNWSYIGVAFILLLLLIGTVNSLTTIILEIGEQETWLRRSLLGKIYWHAKFPTHELQGVEPQWKMIERKNSNFFNWLAWAASEPSEDNSMKSNVILYLAGVPYTLAVSDLRPTEVSWLIDVLEDFLHQIKIGNSR is encoded by the coding sequence ATGACTAAGCTTCAGCCTCAAGAAGTCATTAATCAGCGCTATCAATTAGAACGTCAACTAGGTCAGAATGCAGGACGAGAAACTTGGCTTGCAAAGGATTTGCAGCAAGAGAATGAACTGGTGGTGGTTAAGCTGTTAGCTTTTGGAGGGAATGTGCAATGGGAAGATTTGAAATTGTTTGAACGGGAGGCAAATGTACTTAAACAGTTAGATCATCCGAGGATTCCTAAATATCGCGATTACTTTTCCATTGATGATCGCTCTTTGTGGTTTGGACTCGTACAGGAATATATTCAAGGAAATTCTTTGCGAGAATATATTGCTCAGGGGCATAAATTTACAGAAGCACAGGTTAAACAAATGGCGATCGCCATTTTAGAAATTCTCATTTATCTGCATGAATTGAATCCCCAAGTTCTCCATCGTGATATCAAGCCTAGTAACTTGATTCTGACTGGTAAAGAAGGGGGATCTAGAAATATTTATCTGGTGGATTTTGGCGCAGTACAGGACAAAGCCAGTGCTGAAGGCAAATCTTTTACCGTGGTCGGAACCTATGGCTATGCACCGATGGAACAGTATGGAGGTAGAGCCGTAGCCGCCTCTGATCTCTATGCTTTGGGTGCGACGATGATTCATCTATTGACGGGGATTTCCCCTGCGGATTTACCACAGGATGATGATGCAAAGATAGTTTTTCGCGATCGCACCAGTGCTAGTTCTCATCTAGTGCATTGGATTCAAAAATTGGTAGAACCTACAGTCAAAAAGCGCTATGGGTCAGCGAGAGAGGCTTTACAATCTCTCAAAGAACCATCGACTCCCTTAGTAAAACCTCAAGTTGCCTCAAATATATCTGCCCCAACTGCCACGGTTCGCCCCAAGCGTAGAGTTTATCCACCAGACAATACCAATATCCAAGTTGAGCAATCGGCAAACCAACTGAGAATCATTATTCCTTGTCAGATCTGGACAGCAATTGCGATTTGGGTATTAGTTATTGTAATTAGTTTCTTTCTTCAGCCATTTTTTCCTAGTATCCTGATGCTCATTGCGACTATAGGAAATTGGAGCTACATTGGTGTTGCTTTCATCTTACTACTGTTGCTAATTGGCACTGTAAATTCCCTAACAACCATCATCTTAGAAATCGGTGAGCAAGAAACTTGGTTAAGGCGATCGCTTCTAGGCAAAATTTACTGGCATGCGAAATTTCCCACCCATGAATTGCAAGGAGTAGAGCCACAATGGAAAATGATCGAAAGAAAAAATAGTAACTTTTTCAATTGGCTCGCTTGGGCAGCGAGTGAACCCAGTGAAGATAACTCGATGAAGTCTAATGTAATTCTCTATCTAGCGGGAGTTCCCTATACCTTGGCAGTATCCGATTTACGCCCGACAGAGGTGAGTTGGTTAATCGATGTACTTGAAGATTTCTTACATCAAATTAAGATCGGTAACTCTAGATGA
- a CDS encoding Uma2 family endonuclease — protein MTFTIDPSIDPVVLPDHTQLPESDGTFVKNFQEHPQSILLTDSIEPVLQKIHSDGQYAIGQDSGIYWRMTEPPEKGAEAPDWFYVPNVPPLLNGIPRRSYVLWQEFIAPLIILEFVSGTGKEERDKTPWKGKFFIYEQVIRPAFYGIYEVQTASVELYQFVGNQFKLVPANERGHYPIEQLGVEIGIWQGQYQNLELPWLRWWDAQGNLLITGSERAEIESQRATKEYQRAEQERQRADRLLAQLRAAGIEPDL, from the coding sequence ATGACTTTCACAATCGATCCATCTATAGACCCTGTTGTGCTACCCGATCACACCCAACTGCCAGAGTCAGATGGCACATTTGTAAAAAATTTCCAAGAGCATCCCCAAAGTATTCTCCTAACAGATTCAATAGAGCCTGTATTACAAAAAATACATTCCGATGGACAATATGCGATCGGTCAGGATAGTGGCATCTATTGGCGCATGACCGAACCTCCCGAAAAAGGAGCAGAGGCTCCCGATTGGTTTTATGTGCCAAATGTACCACCATTATTAAATGGGATTCCGCGTCGTTCCTATGTTCTCTGGCAAGAATTTATTGCTCCGTTAATCATTTTGGAATTTGTGTCTGGAACTGGGAAGGAAGAGAGGGATAAAACGCCTTGGAAAGGTAAATTCTTCATCTATGAACAGGTGATTCGTCCTGCTTTTTATGGCATTTACGAAGTTCAAACTGCTAGCGTCGAGCTATATCAATTTGTTGGCAATCAATTTAAACTTGTACCCGCTAATGAGCGCGGACATTACCCCATTGAACAACTTGGGGTTGAGATCGGGATTTGGCAGGGACAATATCAAAATCTCGAACTACCTTGGCTCCGTTGGTGGGATGCTCAAGGCAATTTATTGATCACTGGCTCGGAACGTGCTGAGATTGAAAGCCAAAGAGCAACCAAGGAGTATCAACGCGCTGAACAAGAACGCCAACGCGCCGATCGCTTACTTGCTCAACTCAGGGCAGCAGGAATTGAACCAGACCTATAA